A segment of the Necator americanus strain Aroian chromosome IV, whole genome shotgun sequence genome:
tgacaatggcgagggatcgaaacgagtggaaaagatgctggggCTGCACGTCCGGTGAAGGCGGGCCAtataagtatctaagtaagctCATACCTGTGGATAAGATTTGTGTTTTCTACCTGTTTAGGATTCTAACTGTCAAAGCATTTAggttaaatgcatcaccccacgaatctggggtgttaCGGGATTCAGGCGgctaatgcctatacggggtcgtagattgtggggaagagggtgattccgtttatctcGACTGTTTATGTTGCAACCCTTGCGTACCCCTTCCCACTGCGATTCGCCCAAATGGGTTTTTGACTAATCGCAGGCGATAACGGGGTGCaagggttgcgcattgcaacagaagccgtcgtaagaaatagCGTTCCTGGGgtgtccgtttccactgatatagggagagatggacggaatcaccccttcccTACAAtttacgacctcgtataggcattTCCTGCCTGAAACctgtaccactccagatttaTGATGTGATACCTTTGAATCCGATTTTGTTCACCAGATCTCTGTAAACTTTACAGTCTTTTCTAGAACGTCACGTGGTGGTCTCATCACATTCCACGGATTGGGCCAACTTGTGATATATCCTATTTTTGAGCTTAAACGAGTTGCAGCTCGTCCTATAGGAGTGCGCCGATACGTTGAAATGCTAGAACAGGCaggtctttttctttttaccccCTGTataacttcttttctctcaaACATCATTCATGGTCTAACTTGCTATTGAGGATCTTGTTCAGGTTATCATAGATTGCGCAACAGATGACTTTAACATCCCAAACGTCGGACGAACCAAACATAccggtattttttctttagcttATGATGATGAGTccctttataatttttttctctccatctCTCTCTACGGCTGTATCGTGTTGTGTAATGTTTATACAATACAATTACAGATAGTAATTGTGTTATTACTTATACTTGTGTATTTTCCTAGGTGTTTGGGTCAGACCTGATCGAAAACTAGCCGCTCTCGGCATTGCTGTATCCCATGGAGTTTCCTATCATGGCTTAGCGCTGAATTGTAACACCGATCTGACATGGTTCGAGCATGTGAGTTAACAAATCATTTGTTGGAATATTAAATTTGACCCTCTGAATTTTCTGCTCGCGTTGCGCTTTGCTTGAGTTATGGCCAAGATTGCTATTGgtatttattaacagctagcctttcggcgttttcgccttcgtcagagcctggagaAAAGCCTggtttatatatatttttccaCGATATTTGACCACAAATGACCTTATACTCACTGATAAGTCAACTCAatatatatacttatatatatatatatatatatatatatactcagTTATAAAATAATACTTTAGAACAACTCACTACTAGTGAGTTCAGTCGACAGAGATAAAAGCTAATTTTCTGAAGATGTTCCGCTCAATTCCcatgaattaaattaaaattgtggTGTGTTTCTCCCTAAGAACTACCCTTATCTAATGTATCGTTTTCTTCCTcttgaagaagtttttttagGTTGTTGGCTGCGGTATTGAAGGAGTTGAAGCGACTTCTTTGAGCCGAGAATGCCAACGAGACGTATCCATCCACGAAACACTACCAAAAATCGTTGCTCAGTTTTCGAGAACGTTCGGATGCGAAGTTATATTGTAACGGCGTATCTGATTTGCTAGCCAGCTAAAGCAAGGTCGTTTTTGGCAGTTCGATTAACCTTTGGTACTTATGCTAAGATCCTAGTGAGTTAGAATAATTGCCAGGATATTTGTACGATTTACTTTGTGTTCACAAGATATGATCTAAGCTACGATCTACTTGTATTGTTAGCTTTTCATTCTCATGTGATGCTGTTCATAGACCCACAATTGCTAGTTAATATTCGaactcgtttttatttttctagaagGCGCTATTGTTATGTTGTCATTGTTCGTAGACTGTTGTTGTGAAAGTTATTGAAGATTTATCAGAAGTCACATGTATGTTCTTCCAGCTGAAGGAGGTGACAATaacagaaatgcaaaaaaaaatgaaataaaaaaaataaaataaatagtaagcAAGTAATAAGCAGTTTGTCGTCCCAGTCTCTATTTATATGCTTTGAAATAAAGCATATAGATAGAGACTGGGACGATAAACTGCTTTTGAAGCGCAgttaaaaaacaaagaactttATTTCGTACGCTTTATATCCTAGCAGTTATGAATGCTGCTTTTTTATTGGAGTGGAGTTAGGGTGCACAGCCGTAGAAGGGAAGTGTAGCTGTTTACCACCAGCTGTCACTAACTTTTCCTCTGAGGCTGAAGCGGAAGGTTATATCACTCAAGCTGACTCGGTCTTTTGTTCCCCTTCTAGTCTTTGCTCTTCACTTCCGAAAGTGAAATATTTGCCTATCATACTTGATGGTAAAAAGAACCTCACACTCCATAGTAGAAAGAACCTTCAAAGGCAACGTCATCTGAAGTGACGCATTATGAGATTTAATGAAGCTTTACAGCTTAATAAATACACAAACTGTAAATCCTTGAGTAGTCATGGGGCAAAGAATGATTGTGAAAACAGGATGAATTTTACAAGGTTTTATTTCGTGGTCTAGTTTACGGCAGTACACTCCTTTGGTTGTACAAACAATAGCGCACGAATAACAGATGCGGATTTAGCAAATGAATCCCTCAGTTCTCAATGAAGCTTCTTTCCCCTAgtcatttttgtaattttctggaTCACTGTGCAACTGCTGGTCCATAGGAACCcttctacttgtttttttttctactgctaTTTTACGCGACGATAACGACTGTGTGTGGAGCAGGAAAATGACTCATGCGTAATGACAAGAGTGCGAATGTCATGAAACAGTAGTGATTTCTGCAACTTTTCCTCTCATCTTGTGGGAAGAGCTTGTTTAGTTCTCTTCCAAACGACGAATATTCAGGTTAGTGCTCTTTAGAACTGGTTACTGGGAGGATCTAATTAGTTCTAGATGTTTTACCAGGCCAGAAATAGCGTGCATGTTTGTTGTCATTCAATAGATTCACTATGGTGCGATGTGGCGCACAGTACGCGATCATAAAACGGTGACACACGAAAACAGCTCCATTTTGGTGGATATCGTTGCAAAAACACGCCGGATTAACTGTACAACTTTGCAAATGCTGAATGACTCCGACAGATCCATATGATATGTACACGCGCATGATTGTCAAGATGGAGAAATAGTGAACGCGAGTGTTGTGAAGTAGGTTGCACAGATCAGAATCAGTACAACATACAACATATCAGTACATGATTAATTCGATCCCTTGATCACTTACACGGGCATTCTTTCCTctcgttattatttttatatgatGCTTTGAATTTGATCTCAACTAACTAGAAGGCTTTGAGAATTCAGGATAGGTTATTTTTGTGTAAAGTGATTTTAAAAGCTAAAATcctaaagaataaaaaaataaatgctatTGATAGTTCACacaagtattttttctattggaCGCATGTTCTAACTGCTGCAGTGTGTAGTCATCGGCACTTTTATTCCACTGGGCTACCACGACGTTTCAAAAGCAACTCACGCAGTTTCACTGCTCATTCTCCGTAAAATACCtctacaagaaaatatttctctataATATGCTCTCTACGATCGAATGCGAACATCTGAGCGGACATAAGTGCAGACGAAAATACAATGTATGAGAATAATTATAGTTTTTCCCAGGTAATTGATATCGGTAAATTATAATCGGGAAAAGGTGTACTCAACCgctcttatttttggaagtgaATGATCGAATCATCAAATCAGAGTGGGctctaagacctaagcattagtcttagaggatttatgacctgtaagctaaagttactaagagaaaagagaTAGTGTTTCAGCAgtaagagcgcggttgagtcCTCCGccttcccaactacatttcctCCATTAACAAACTTCTAAGAATTGGAGCTGAAGAAAGAAACTACAATTCACAAGACTGGTAACTACAACTGAATGTTCTCCTTTGCTTTCCACAGGTTGGTGATTCTAGAATTCTGGCGTGTGACTCCAACACTTGAATCCACGAAAGATTCGACAATGTGGTGAAGGGTCTGCAAAACCAAGTCCCAAAGATTTCACATTCACAGACATATCGATTCTATTTCTGTACAACTTACAGCAATTATTTCTACCTACCCAAACATCATACACAAACAGGTTTCACGAGACGAACACTCGTTGTTCCCTTTCCTCTTGTAGCGATGTTACGACCATAGAGCCCCCACTCACGGGACACACTCCCGAACAACATGCATTAACTTTACGTCCAGAACTCGAAGTGTTGGAAACTGTGCCCAGAGCTCCACTGCACACCCAATCAGAAGTCATCAGTTCTACCGTAGTTACCAGCGCTGATGGGACTCTGCAAACGGTCTTACGTAATTTTACAATCCTTTACATTTTACAGTCTTACGTAATTTTACACTCCTTATGTGGTTTTTCTATGTTTCTACGGTAGACGTCCgaagtaaaatgtagttgggggtcCTAAGACCCAAGCTCCCATAATATTAATGTTTGACTGCTCCCAGAGTTAAGAGCTGCACGGGCGCGATTTGGCGGATTTGCGGTTTTGGTGGCTATTCACAACAAAACGCTCAATAagcaccaaaaccgcagagccgccaaaccgcaGGCCCCCGctgctctgaactctgcgggcagccttagaGGATCTAGGACACGTAAGCTAAAGAAAGAGTAAGATAGACCGTCCAGAAGTAAGGGCGACACTGAGTGTCTCCCAGCTCTCCCCACTATGTTCTCCCCGAGGTCCGCGTGCCTTCGTGCCATCAAAAACCGCGCCACTTTGCATACAGTAGTTCGCGTGTTATTGCACCATGGGCCAGGATTTTTGTCCCTTGCACCAGAAATCGTCTCCTGTACGTTCATAAGATTTTCGATATTAGCAATATAGAAGGTAAACAAAGGCGATTGAACATACTCGACATAgcggggatttttttctacgtttttttttttacgttgcCCTGATGTGTTTTGTGTCGTTCACTTCGTGTTACCCTTATGAGTTGCATTTTGAGAACATGACATATCCAGAAGATGTTCGTGGGATCCAATTTACATTGTTTGTGTCATCCACTCAAAGTTAAGTTCATTcgaaaaacacaaaagaagAGTTGTGTTCGGTTTAGGAGGAAGTTTGTGATTCCGTAATGTTTCTTCCGCAATGGTTATTATCTCCCACATTCAAATCCTTGTGCTAAGGTGACAGTTTTGGCtgatttccacttttttttcgtagcgtGAACCGCTCACCGTTGTGCTTTATATGTTGAGTAGAAGTCGTGTTGATTCTCAGCGTATGAAATAACCCCAGCATTAGTCTCAAATGGCTcggaatttgaagaaaagtgaaaaagtcaTACTTTGTGCATCCAATTAACATTATAACcctaatttttcattactttaaTCAAAAGCCAAAAATTCCGCCTATGATGTTTTGATGGGAACCGAACGGTAATGAAATTCGGCAGCGATTCTCTTATGGAGGTTGgtctttttttatgaaaatcaCATCACATCGATCTAGGATAGGTGTAATATTTTTATGCCTTTGCCTATTAACCGAAAACTAAAttgcaaagaaagaaacgcAGGAAAGTACATATCTGTAATCGAAAACATACATAATACCAGCAATATGCTCTATAGGATAGTTTTGTGGtcctgttctctttttcttttccttttttgtacttttatatcaatggatggaaaaataaatgaaaccaatcttaaaatttgtaattttaaaggcatcaccctacgaatctgaggtggtgcagatttcaggtggagtattcgtatacgggatgggagactatggagaaggggatgactccgtccttttcttcctaattgccgtaaaaaacgccccagaagatgcggcgccgcacaaggctggcgcggtccagtcgaactccttgtagaaaataatgcgccaaaacgcctgaagccgtaccttccgggccgttttttacggaaattggagaagaaatgaacggaatcacccccctctccatagtctcccatcccgtatacgaatactccacctgaaatccgtaccacctcagattcgtggagtgatgcctttaatacaaGTGTTGACAGAGGTTTAATCTATACGATTAAGAGAGGAAAATGGAGGAGGGAGGTAGGAAGCACAGAGAGCATGTTGTCAAAAATTGAGTCCCagctaataaaaacaaatagtttttgaataaaaatgcaGATAATTTCTTACAATAAAAGAATGGTACTGAaacttcaataaaaaaactacataGTGCTAGGTAATACAGCCCCCgtttttcttcatcaaaaaACTGCTTCCTCCTTTCTTGCTGCCATTAGAAACTCACTCGAACATTCCTCATACACGCGAAATAATCTCCGTTAATCTCTCATACTGATCCGCTCTAAGCAGGATGCTCGGCTCATGTATACCCGTGGCATTACCTATAATCTATTCGAGAAATACCTCTGCAATTTGCTAAACAGCTTCTACCCACAAGCATCGGTGCTTATCTGCACACTGACGACCGCCACGCGGCCGCAGCAAGTGTTCGGAGGCAAATTCGCTCTTTTTAGCCTTCCAATTACGTCTCAGAAAAAATATAGGCGGAGCTGTGAAGAAAGGACTTCCGAACCAGAAGCAACTAGTCGAACTATGTGTGATCCGTCTTGGAAGTCAAAATCATCCATCAAGAAAGAGTGTTTATGAACAAAGCTTTCGAAATGTATTTTATCGGAAAACTAAACATTTTACGCCAGTCACAGGATTACGGTGATGAtaacaatacaaaaaagtaCTGCGGAGATGTTGGTCCGTCTCAGAATACCAGAGCTGAATTCATGGAAgtacaagagaaaaataaatcacaaaTCATAGATACACATCATGCACAAATCCACATATCACACACAGGCACAGGGCAAACTACAGTAGTCGGCGGCGGTAGAAGTGAATTAGCGGATGAACGCGAGCACAACGGGAGCGACGAGTGCAGCGGCTAACGTGCAGCGACCGCCGGACTTCAGATTGAGCAACTTCATCACGCTGTCCAGTCCACCTTTCTCGAAGATATCGTTCAACATTTGCTGCCATTTCCCTTTGTTCTCCTCAAATTTCGTAGAACCCTCCTTGGCTACCTGAAGATCATGACGTTGAGCAATGTGCTGTTagacaacaaataaatgttcAATGACAGTCTCTATAAAATTAACATATTCTGGTTATTGGGAGCAAATGCCCGCTTATATTTGCTCTGTTCAAGCGACTGTTGAATAAAGGTCTTGAGGAGGGCGAGCGTCTGTCGAGAAAGCGAGTTGCGGcgaacgcgtcgcggtcgcccGCGACAACAAAAGTATCGGCGAAGACGCAGCTAGTAAGCGCTAAACAGTTCTCAACGGTAAACATATTGTAACCGTAAGAAAACTCTCCATGTTCAATTTCCAAATGTTAAATCACATTTCGAAAATAATGAATGTGTATAAAATAACAAGAACCACAGCAAAACCACCACCTAGAATTTAAAGTGTTAGCTGGAAACAACTAGAGTACTATGGTGAAAATAGATGCTGACAAATGGTTGCAATcaatattttactttataaGCTGGTTTGAAAGAAAGGTTTAAGTTGGTTTGgttctttttagttttttaggTTCACACTATCAGCGAATGAAGGAGCGTTTTTGTGTGGGAGCGGATGAACAGAAcgggtcgaggtgggaccatcgcgaactgcagcgaagaatggtgttACCTGGGGTCTTCCtgcgatcccaaccgctacgctccacagcaccgcttcaagcgcagccgttCACGCAACCGTAGCGAaattcagatcgttttgacccattTGTAGCACCCATAAGGAACAAAAATTCTGGAACCTTCAAATACCCCACTAGGTTGATGGGCCCATGACAAATCCGTTAAAAAATACCAAGCAAGGACGAAACTAGCGAAATCGGATCAAATCTCTCAATTTCCAGCTGTGTGGACGAGTTCACAGCATTTGCCTTCGTTTTTGCACATCCAGAACCACGTGCAAGTGAACTGATCACGTGGATATGCTGCGATATAGCGTGCTGCAATGACATACGAAAACTTTATATTTCCAGTAAGATTTGAACGGATGCAACTACTTCTTCAGCACATCAGCTCACGCATCACTTAGCACACATTATAACTCCATATCCAATTTAATTCGCACGCACTATCATTTCTAATAGGAGAATGTGACGAATTCctgtttccatttcttcttcttcccctCTACCGAGGAGTCGATCCACATAAGGGAACGGCCGCAAATTTCTTCCAACTTCCTTTGTTTGTTTGGCGAACATCTTCTTGCCCTGCCGCGCATCGATTTGTGGTGCAGGTGACTTCGTGACTTCGCCGCCGCTGTCACAGGTAACCAGTTTCTGTGTCATCTGGGTATTTGCCACGACGGAGCAAGTTGTTTTGTTGCCCCGTAGTTCAATAGCGATAAATGTTTCCGGTAATTTTCTTACTACTAGCATGCAGGCTGTCTATGACTACGCTGTTCTTATCCGAACAAATGAGACATGGAACATTCTCCCGGCGATTCTATTACATGCACTAAGTGtttcagaaaagaagcagCGGAAGAGCTTCCAGTTCCTGGGGACACGTTGCGGTCGTCAGGGTGAACATATGCGCTAGATCATTGCTTAATTAATCACGTCAATAATTTCGATCTTTTACTTAAGCAACAGTATGAATAAATAGTCACATGAGACTGTTCTACATCAAAAATACCGTGCTTGAACgtattgtaaaaaaatgcCCAGAGAAGAATTTATAGCCAAGCAAATACTAATGCGCATAAATTCTCTCTAGTCTGAAAGAGGCTTCTGGGTCACTCGCGCATGTGATTAGACTGCGATGCTACCACCACATAACACCTCAATCATTACACTGAGAAATCACTACTTGTTTTCGAAGTTAAATTTACCATAGAACAGCAAATCCAGACTTGTCATCGTGGTACAGCAGTTGTAAAGAAATTTAGAACGGTAGGCTGCAAAGTGAACTACTTATTCCAGGCTTAAGACAAAGTCATTTCtctaaacaaaagcaaatgatCTAAAGAAATCCGGAATCTGCACTCTGTTACCACCTGACGTCGTCTAACCCTTCTATGGAGGTActtgttcaggaaaaaatgtgcCCCGCTGTGAGTTGAAATTTGAGAGGTTTTACGACAGCAGCGTCACTTTGCCTCGACGACCTTGGCTGCACGTGAGACAACTGGGAGGACAGTGTTTCGAAAATGTGCGGCGAAAACGAGATGACCTTGCCCAGGAAATGGAAAATCGAAAACATGCAAGCAAGGATGACTAAGGTGAGATGCTACAGTTGAGGCTATTATTAGCGGTCGTACAGTCGTCGCTAAAACCAGCCAGTTTGTGGAAGTACTCCAAGCGATGCTATGAGGTGGAAATACTAGGTTGGTGCAGAATAATGGACGATTTTCACTGCTCAGCGCTCCGTAATTTTCCAGGTGGACTTCATTGCTTATGCTGGTTGTTGTGTGTCGCTTTTGTCTCATTATACAGTCTTTATAGTtgcagtttttgtttcttgtatagtttttgtttcattataTTTCAAATTAGCCGTTGGAACTTAGTCATTATGATTGTCTAAAGTTATGTTTAGGCTATGAAGCCTAGACGCATCGCATTAAAACTTTTTGTTACCTCTTACTCGCTAATATTCTCACTATTGCAATCTATGCGCATACGTagtttcaaatgttttctccTTGTCAAGACCTTCAAGTTAGCCAGGTAAAATTTCACTGCTATCGCGTTTCGGAGATTTTATCTACGTCGCTGTAGAACTTTCCCGAAGAGTAAAAACATGTTTTCGTTCTCGCCAGGAAGAGGTACATAAGAACACTCGGGATGTTTGAGGCACCAAGAAATCCACTTTTCATCAATCTGAATACGGCGTGTAGGGATTTCTACCAGTAAATCTATGTCGCAGTGAGTTTATTTGCAACTATTGAGCAGCGAAAAGTCACAAGAGGAGCTTTTTTAACTTTTGCGGCGGAAACATACAAAAGTTCGAAATTCGGACGTAACATTGGAGCCTTGTTAAAATAAAtcgttttcatagttttccttATCTGAGGACAGAGCCTCTAAAACAAGTTTAAAAAACAACTTCGAAAAAAGCCCAGTGATTTGTACCTGATCGCCGAACTGTTGAACTTCATTGAGATAGTTGTCCACCTGCCCTAATGTCTTCTTCTGAGCCTCGTTGGCCATCGGTTCCAGCATCTGAGATCCATATTTAGACTATTAAGTTTCGAAATCCAATTGCTCAAAAAGAATTAAGAGGACCATTAAAGATTACAAATTTTAGCAATTCAAACACTAAAGAGCAAATCCTAGGATCACGACTCCAAATACATACcaataaatcaatcaataagcaCAGAATGCAGAACACGTAGATGCAACACGTCATACCTTAGCCTTCTCCTTAATGGCAATCAATAGATCCTTTACCAGATTGATATTCTTCTCAAGAGTCTGAAATGGTGGGTTCTTTTACAGAAGTTTATAGCGCTTTAAAGCTTTAAAACcttgaaataattaataaataattgattgaTGTATGATTTCATTTCACCAGTCCAATATCCTCCTCCACAGCAGGACAGTTGAATATAGGTGACTATCACATTCACAAACACATGGGTTATGTTGTTCtacataataatacaataattatttttataatatgtTCATAATAAATAGtgattaatattaatttaattggcaaataaatgaaattggaGTTGAACActaattaatttgattattaACTAAacttgttcaattttttagaaactCCTCGCTTAGTACCTATTGGTGT
Coding sequences within it:
- a CDS encoding hypothetical protein (NECATOR_CHRIV.G14694.T1), with protein sequence MFRPATAVLLLLAASSTFAGFFDDVGGLASGVGDFFTKQFNNVKDLFAKDQDTLEKNINLVKDLLIAIKEKAKMLEPMANEAQKKTLGQVDNYLNEVQQFGDQVAKEGSTKFEENKGKWQQMLNDIFEKGGLDSVMKLLNLKSGGRCTLAAALVAPVVLAFIR